The stretch of DNA gagggaatcttctcttctcatgaggtggccaaagtcttggagcatgtaggtagcttcgagagcactgtccaaccatctcgtcctctgtcatctccttctccttgtgccctccatctttcccaacatcaggggattttcctcttctcatgaggtggccaaagtcttggagcatgttggtagcttcgagaacactgtccaaccatcccttctccttctgccctccatctttcccagcatcagggtcttttccagggagtcttcttctctcatgaggtggccaaagttttggagattTGGGGCTTGAAGGCAGTTTCTCTGACATACCGCAGGGGCAGATTCATTCCACATATGGTTTGCCTGCGAATCTTCCCTGCAGTAAAGTAGATGACAGTAGGGTaaatgtatttgtaattttgacaaataCTTTGCTGGGGGAAATCTTCTCCCATTGTCTTTTATAGCTGGATGTTTATTCATCTTGCTCACATTGCATTGAAGTTCCACATCCCAAACTCGTTGGCGGATTATTGCTCTTGcttttatgtttagcctggggaagagaaggttaaggggtgatatgatagccatgttcaaatatatcaaaggatgtcatatagaggagggagaaaggtttcctgctaggcagggggttggactggatggcccttgtggtctcttccaactctatgattctatggtagccTGCAGCTATCAAGGCCTGTGGGGAGAATCCCAAGTCTCTTAGCTTTTCGTGCAGTGTGGCTTTCCAGTTGGATTGGTACGGATCCAGGAGGGTTAAGGGTGCCAACCAATTGAACTACATAAAGGACCGAACCCCGCTTCTTGTCCGCAATCTCTTTCTTCGTTTCTCTGCCGTGTTTGTCTTATTGTGGCTGCTCTTGACGTCAGCGCATTCTTGCGGTGGAGAGATTTCGTTTCTACACAAagtccagatcagggattctgcTGAACAATTCAAATATTTTCCCCAGAAATGCTCGGGAGAAGACGGTTGTGTTTTGGAGAAGGAAATAATTGTGATGTCTACATCTCAGCAAAGGGAGATTAGCAGTGGTCGGGAAAGGACTTTTGCCTGAGAGCGAGATGAGCCTCTCTGTCCGTTCCCAGAAGATTTGGGGCTTGCAGGcactggctggatcaggccagcagcccattCCCCAGAGTGGCCCACAAAGACCCcggggaagaccacaagcaggacgtGCCAATTggaagctcggcggttcgaatccctgtgacggggcgagctcccgctgctcggtcccagctcctgcccacctagcagttcgaaaacatgtcaaaagtgcaagtagatcaataggggaGGTAAACGGGATttctgtgccctgctctggttcgccaaaagcggctttgtcatgccggccacatgacccgggagctgtacgccagctccctcggccaataacgtgagatgagtgccgcaacccccagagtcatccgcgactggatgtaatggtcaggggtcccttaaggcaggcatccccaaactttggccctccagatgttttggactacaattcccatcatccctgaccactggccctgttagctagggatcatgggagttgtaggccaaaacatctggagggccgcaggttgggaatgcctgctttacAACATCACATTTCTACTTCCATTTTTTCAAaattgccacagcaacgcatggccgggccagctagtgtgtgtgtatatatacggtatatatatatatatatccccatatAACCCACATAGCAAAACAGAACTTAAAGAGACAAACACATCAAACTAAACTGAACCGAACCAaggctggtcctgttagctagggatcatgggagttgtagtctcaaaacatctggagggccggaggttGGGGATACCTGACTTTACCTTTATGATAAATTACTGAGCGCAGGCGAAGCTGCGGGAGTCCTTATCCGGCGGAAGACTTACCCTGCGTCCGCTGCTGGCGCTCTGCACGTGCTCAAAGGCGCCCTCGCCGGAACCAAACAAAGCAACCGCGGGGAAACATGAGAGTAGTTTGTGGGTTCGACCCCCCGCCCTCCCCACTCACCTCCAGCTCTTTGAAGAAGATGCAGCCACGCGCCCACTCCACAATGGCAAAGAGGGTCTGATCCGCCATCTTGCACATGAGGCCAAAGGTGCTGAGCTTGTCGTGGCGGCCCTTGCTCTGCTCCTCTTGCAGGCAGGACAGGATGCGGCCCTTGACTTGTGCCTCGTCGGGCTCCTGCTGCAGCAGCTTCAGGATCACATCCGGCATGTCGGTCCCCGTTGctggggagccgccgccaccactgggGTAGACCTCCGGGTACGGGTACGCTGCCGGGGCCGCCTCGCTTGGATGCGCCGCGTACGGGTCCGGGAATTCGGACTTGATGGCCCGGCTGGCGAAGGGTGGGTAGTGGTACCCCAAGGGCACCGTGGGCACGGCCAGCGTGGGCGTCCCGTAGGAGCTGCGCTCGTAGTCGACAGGCGTCATGGCGGCCAAGCTGCCtatcccactgctgccaccactggaGCCATTGCTGGGCAAGGGCATCGCCTTCGGCACcccagggtgggggtgatggCTCAAGCCATACTCCACGGCCGCCTGAACCGAGGATACGATGGGCGGCGGGGCCGGCGTCTCCACTTTGAAACTGTTGGCGCGGATCAGGGCCTTCTTCTGCTGCTTCATGGCGCGGTCCCGCTTGTACATGGGCCCGAACTTGTTCCGGCCGCCCCGCATGCGGTCGGCGCGCACggctgcagggaggaggggaaggcagGGCAAAGGGAGAGAAAGCGGGGGAAAGGCATCAGACGTCGTGGGAAGACAGCgggttgtagtggttaagagcggtggactcgtcaacgactcaacaacaactcAGAGGGAACGCTGAATTAATAGgaatagggatcatgggagttgtagttctgaaacatctggagagcccagtttggatcatgggagttgtagttccaaaataggcataggcaaacttggctctccagctgttttggaactacaactcccatgatccctgaccactggccctgttagctagggatcatgggagttgtagttccaaaacatgtggagagccaaggttgcctatgcctgctctagatgttttggaactacaactcccatcatccctgaccactggccctgttagctagggatcatgggagttgtagttccaaaataggcataggcaaacttggctctccagctgttttggaactacaactcccatgatccctgaccactggccctgttagctagggatcatgggagttgtagtttcaaaacatctggagagccaaggctgcctatgtatgttttacagcaggcatccccaaactctggccctccagatgttttggcctacaactcccatgatccctagctaacaggaccagtggtcagggatgatgggaattgtagtccattgCTGTTTGGGTGGTGGATGCTGTGCATGGAGGCGCACACTCTTTTGAAAAACGCACGTGCTCGCCAGCGAAGGTTTTGCGTTCTCACGACCTAGGCAGGAAATGcactaataacaacaacaaaaaattattatttataccacgcctatctggcagggtttccccagccactctgggcggcttccaacagaaaaataaaatacagtaatctgttaaacattcaaagcctccctaaacagggctgccttcagatggtcagggatcatgggagttgtagttccaaaacatctagagtaggcataagcaaccttggctctccagatgttttggaactacaactcccatgagaaAAGCAACGGGGGTTAAGAGGGGGAACGAGGAAGAAAATAGTGGCAGATCTTGCATCCCCATGGCTTGTTTGGGCCGGAGCAAAAGCCCTCCTGGCCGCGGTTAGCTCAGAGGCAGCAACATCCAACAGGATCATGGGATCAACAGGATCATTGGAGttttagttccaaaacatctggagagccaaagttgcctatacctgctgcagatgttttggaagtacaactcccatgatccctgaccactggccctgttagctagggatcatgggagttgtagttccaaaacatctggagcaggcacaggcaaccttggctctccagatgttttggaactaaaactcccatgatccctagctcacagggcgaggggccagggatcatgggagttgtagttccaaaacatctggagcaggcataagcaaccttggctctccaaatgttttggaactacaactcccatgatccctagctcacaggggcagtggccagggatgatgggagttgtagttctgaaacatctggagagcccagtTTGGATagatggaaagatggaaagatggaaagatgGATTAATGCAGACATatgcaaccttggctctcccatgatccctaactccagtagtcagggatcatgggaattgtagttccaaaacatctggagagccaaggttgcctatgcctgcattaataTATCCAACCATCATTCCATCAATCCATTTATCCATCAATCCATTAATCCATCCATCcgttaatccaggcataggcaaccttggctctccagatgttttggaactacaactcccatttgtagtcccaaaaagcctggagggccgagtttagggatgcctgatccGAGACATAGCCTGGATGTcaggatccctccccacccccttggcaGAAGGCGCTTTTGCAGTCAGCACCTCCCTTCCGGCTTGCAACAACTCGCCCACTCCCCCCACACCCCCATAGCTgtccagttttcccttttctcgcaaggaagcttattcagcatcaaggaatttcccttgaaaaaagggaagaacttgacagctatgcccagccCCCAAGGCTATGCCGACGGGAATCACCTTCGAGTTTCATCCCCACAACGAGGCACTTCTGGAACCGGCAATAGGGACACCGCTTGCGCTGCGTCTTGTCGATCTTGCAATTCTGGCTCTCGGTACACGTGTAATGTTTGTTGTTCTGCACCGTTCGCTTGAAGAAGCCCTAAGGGATAAGACGTGCGGGGAGGAAGTGTGAGAGAAATTTGAGGAGTCCGGAAGTACCCATAATTCCCCAGAAATTATGGGGCTGGGTGGTCCTCAGTATGCGGGTGacccccagctctacctctctttcaaatcagaaccagctAAGGCGGGGACAGTCCTGTGTGAgagcctggaggcagttggaggatggatggcggctaacagattggttagctgtattgtttttaatatttggttgtaagccgcccagagtggctggggaaacccagacagatgggcggggtataaataatttattattattattattattattattattattattattattattagagccgagtgctgcatgctctagttatctctcgcttggactaggAGTCTGGAAATGCCCATAATTCCCCACAAATTATGGGGCTGGGTGTTCCTCAGtctgcggatgacacccagctctacctctctttcaaatcagaaccagttaaggcggtgaaggtcctgtgtgagggcctggaggcggttggatggcggctaacggattgaggtcgAATCCAGACCAGACAGAAGGactgtttgtggggaacagggggcaggtgggtgtgggggactccctggttctgaatggggcaactgtgcccctgaaggaccagctgcgcagcctgggagtcattttggactcaaaactgtccatggaggtgcaggtccattctgtgtccagggtagaaggatgagaccctaccagcctgcggactgtctctccagcgtggtgcatgctctggtaatctcccgcttggactactgcaatgcactacatggggctacctttgaaggtgacccggaaactacaattattattattattattattattattattattattattattattaacgggGAACACAGGTGGGTCCCACACTCCTCGCCTTGAAAGCCCCGCCCTGCCCAAAGCATCTGTCCCTTGGGAGGAAGATTTAAACATGTTCTCTGAGTATGCCCAGGGGAACTCTCGCTTTAGTAAATATGCCAGACCTTCCAGAGCAAGGGCTATGATTCGGTGAACCCCGACACAGATTAAGCTCGGGTGCAGAAGGGACAAgactgtatcatcatcatcatcatcatcatcattatttattatgtattccccgcccatctggctgggcttcccgagccactctgggcggcttccaacagaagattgaaatgcaataatctaatcaacattaaaagcttccctaaacagggctgccttcagatgtcctctaaaagtctggtagttgtttttttctttgacatctaacggaagggcgttccacaggggggggccaccaccgagaaggccctctgcctggttccctgtaaccttacttctcgcaacgagggaaccgccagaaggcccttggtgctggacctcagtgtccgggcagaacgatggg from Zootoca vivipara chromosome Z, rZooViv1.1, whole genome shotgun sequence encodes:
- the NR5A1 gene encoding steroidogenic factor 1, whose translation is MDYSYDDDLDELCPVCGDKVSGYHYGLLTCESCKGFFKRTVQNNKHYTCTESQNCKIDKTQRKRCPYCRFQKCLVVGMKLEAVRADRMRGGRNKFGPMYKRDRAMKQQKKALIRANSFKVETPAPPPIVSSVQAAVEYGLSHHPHPGVPKAMPLPSNGSSGGSSGIGSLAAMTPVDYERSSYGTPTLAVPTVPLGYHYPPFASRAIKSEFPDPYAAHPSEAAPAAYPYPEVYPSGGGGSPATGTDMPDVILKLLQQEPDEAQVKGRILSCLQEEQSKGRHDKLSTFGLMCKMADQTLFAIVEWARGCIFFKELEVGDQMKLLQNCWSELLVFDHIFRQVHYGKDRNILLVTGQEVDMSTVALQAGSILNSLVLRAHELVLRLHSLQVDRQEFVCLKFLILFSLDVKFVENSSVVKEAQEKVNAALLQYTLCNYPHATDKFRQLLTHLADIRSLSMQAEEYLYHKHLSGDVPCNNLLIEMLHAKRT